The following coding sequences are from one bacterium window:
- a CDS encoding ISNCY family transposase yields MQHSSNALSREAKAMTRREVIQKAIEKHITWVQAATICGVTPRHMSRLRERYERLGIDGLRDGRGGKAQPRRISEETEREVCRLKEEDYPDFSVRHFHEFAVRDHGLKLGYTWTLVVLQKHGLAEKAASRGQYRRKRERRPMRGMLLHLDASRHEWLAGLPMWDLNVMLDDADGRILDARFVPEEGTHSTLAALDHVLRRWGRFCELYTDRGSHFCRTTTAGADPDDEQHGQVARVLKVLGIRHILARSPQARGRSERAFGTIQGRLPQELRLAGIRDYAAANEYLERHFIRDFNHRFTVAPAQSESAFVPLAGLDLRLLLSVQHERRVRADNTVLFEGLTMQLTSSPLRAHFARCPVIVHELIDQSLAVSYQGREIGRFDRCGERLPERSQARPRRTGTAGR; encoded by the coding sequence ATGCAGCACTCATCCAACGCCCTGTCCCGCGAGGCCAAAGCCATGACGCGACGGGAAGTGATCCAGAAAGCGATCGAAAAACACATCACTTGGGTACAAGCGGCGACGATCTGCGGGGTGACGCCGCGGCACATGTCGCGATTGCGTGAGCGTTACGAGCGACTGGGGATCGACGGATTGCGTGACGGTCGTGGCGGGAAAGCCCAGCCGCGCCGAATCAGCGAAGAGACGGAAAGGGAGGTTTGCCGTTTGAAGGAGGAGGATTATCCGGATTTTTCGGTTCGTCATTTTCATGAGTTTGCGGTCCGGGATCATGGCCTGAAGCTGGGTTACACGTGGACGCTGGTCGTGCTTCAGAAGCACGGTTTGGCGGAGAAGGCGGCGAGTCGCGGCCAATATCGGCGTAAGCGCGAGCGTCGTCCGATGCGGGGGATGCTCCTGCATCTGGACGCGTCTCGGCACGAGTGGCTCGCCGGGCTTCCGATGTGGGATCTCAACGTCATGTTGGACGACGCGGACGGGCGCATCCTGGATGCCCGCTTCGTGCCGGAGGAAGGCACGCATTCGACGCTGGCCGCGCTGGATCACGTTTTGCGCCGATGGGGCCGATTCTGCGAGTTGTACACGGATCGGGGTTCTCACTTTTGTCGGACCACGACGGCCGGGGCGGATCCGGATGACGAGCAGCACGGGCAGGTGGCCCGGGTCCTGAAGGTGCTGGGCATTCGGCACATTCTGGCTCGTTCTCCCCAGGCTCGTGGTCGGAGTGAACGAGCGTTCGGGACAATCCAGGGCCGGCTTCCGCAAGAGCTGCGGTTGGCGGGGATTCGGGACTACGCGGCGGCGAACGAATATCTGGAGCGCCATTTCATCCGCGATTTCAATCATCGGTTCACGGTGGCGCCAGCGCAGTCCGAGAGCGCGTTTGTTCCGCTGGCGGGACTGGATCTGCGCCTGTTGTTGTCCGTCCAGCACGAGCGGCGCGTTCGTGCGGACAACACGGTGCTGTTTGAAGGTTTGACGATGCAACTGACATCGTCTCCCCTTCGCGCCCATTTCGCCCGGTGTCCCGTGATCGTTCACGAGCTGATCGATCAGAGCCTGGCCGTCAGCTACCAGGGGCGGGAAATCGGACGGTTCGATCGGTGCGGGGAGAGGCTCCCGGAGCGCTCCCAGGCAAGACCCCGTCGTACAGGAACGGCGGGACGATGA
- a CDS encoding diguanylate cyclase, with the protein MRYLAPEAAEQVGQHYRRHLGGERDLGIIPAVARTRDGRAIAIELDASVVTLGGRTAELVTVTLASGERGLLSALGDSQELLRDLIDARGDELLLLDADGTILDANDAAELAYERPRRELVGRRLRDLVSSGKPGMREARLTRAARECAPERFLEARENGRFEMCVYPLNANGAPRRLVMIGRRIPEMEDAPVIDAAEPEFGSFDAASQPAAAMPALEPAAATNLLNSFPGMAYRAHGGNPWALEYASRGARKLAGISAGAILRPGAYARLIHPEDREMVWNSIQQGIVNGSRYHVIYRLVGAIGDDKWVSEQGVAVRDKQGQVIALEGFITDIDVRRRAEIALRHSEERYRTLIEQATDGIFVCDVAGRFVDANSAFCDILGFSRTEVLSRRITELFAAIRDPNSAPLRSADLRDGQSIVMERRVRRHDGVVIDVEISRKLLTTGLVQGVLRDVTERRRMEEALRHAAAHDELTGLFNRRRIFEEVRRAIAGARRHRKPLALAICDLDNFKRINDTHGHNVGDDVLAAIGRAINTRLGSGAYAGRFGGDEFLVVFEDRDASSADKIMTDLHGELKRIAFGVSSSPPVTFTCGIAELRRDHLGERELLADADAALYQAKHQGRDAIRVYRKT; encoded by the coding sequence ATGCGCTACCTCGCGCCCGAGGCGGCCGAGCAGGTGGGGCAGCATTATCGCCGGCATCTTGGCGGCGAACGTGATCTCGGCATCATTCCCGCGGTCGCGCGCACGCGCGACGGACGCGCCATCGCGATCGAACTCGACGCCAGCGTCGTCACGCTCGGCGGGCGGACGGCCGAGCTTGTCACCGTCACGTTGGCTTCCGGCGAACGGGGCCTGCTCTCGGCGCTCGGCGATTCCCAGGAGTTGCTTCGCGATCTCATCGACGCGCGAGGCGACGAATTGCTTCTCCTTGACGCGGACGGCACGATTCTCGACGCGAACGACGCGGCGGAACTGGCGTACGAACGCCCGCGCCGCGAGCTGGTCGGCCGGCGCCTGCGGGATCTCGTGTCGAGCGGCAAGCCGGGCATGCGCGAGGCGCGCCTGACGCGCGCGGCAAGGGAGTGCGCGCCCGAACGATTTCTCGAGGCGCGCGAGAACGGGCGTTTCGAGATGTGCGTTTATCCGCTGAACGCCAATGGCGCGCCGCGGCGACTCGTCATGATCGGGCGGCGGATTCCCGAAATGGAGGATGCGCCCGTCATCGACGCCGCGGAGCCCGAATTTGGATCGTTCGATGCCGCCAGCCAGCCGGCGGCCGCGATGCCGGCGCTCGAACCCGCGGCGGCAACCAATCTGCTCAACAGCTTTCCGGGCATGGCCTACCGCGCGCACGGCGGCAATCCTTGGGCGCTCGAATACGCGAGCCGCGGCGCGAGAAAACTCGCCGGAATTTCGGCCGGCGCGATCCTTCGGCCGGGCGCCTACGCGCGCCTCATTCATCCGGAAGATCGCGAGATGGTGTGGAACTCCATCCAGCAGGGCATCGTCAACGGATCGCGCTATCACGTCATCTACCGCCTCGTGGGGGCGATCGGCGACGACAAGTGGGTCTCCGAGCAGGGGGTCGCCGTGCGCGACAAGCAGGGGCAGGTGATCGCCCTCGAGGGATTCATCACCGATATCGACGTGCGGCGCCGCGCGGAGATCGCCCTGCGTCACAGCGAGGAGCGCTACCGCACCCTCATCGAGCAGGCGACCGACGGCATCTTCGTCTGCGACGTGGCGGGCCGATTCGTCGACGCCAACTCGGCGTTTTGCGACATTCTCGGCTTTTCGCGCACGGAGGTGCTCAGCCGCCGCATCACCGAACTTTTCGCCGCCATACGCGATCCGAACAGCGCGCCGCTGCGTTCGGCCGATCTGCGCGACGGTCAATCGATCGTGATGGAACGCCGCGTGCGTCGTCACGACGGCGTCGTCATCGACGTGGAAATCAGCCGCAAGCTGCTGACGACCGGCCTTGTGCAGGGCGTCTTGCGCGATGTGACCGAACGCCGCCGCATGGAGGAAGCCCTTCGCCATGCCGCCGCGCACGACGAGTTGACCGGACTTTTCAACCGGCGGCGGATTTTCGAGGAGGTCCGCCGGGCGATCGCCGGGGCGCGCCGCCATCGCAAGCCGCTGGCCCTGGCAATCTGCGATCTCGACAACTTCAAGCGGATCAACGACACGCACGGCCACAATGTCGGCGACGACGTGCTCGCCGCGATTGGCCGCGCGATCAACACGCGCCTGGGCTCCGGCGCGTATGCGGGGCGCTTCGGCGGCGACGAGTTTCTCGTCGTTTTCGAGGACCGCGACGCTTCTTCCGCGGATAAGATCATGACGGATCTGCACGGCGAATTGAAACGCATCGCCTTCGGCGTTTCGTCGTCGCCGCCGGTCACCTTCACCTGCGGCATCGCGGAACTGCGCCGGGACCACCTGGGCGAACGCGAGCTGCTCGCCGACGCCGACGCCGCGCTCTATCAGGCCAAGCATCAGGGGCGCGACGCCATCCGCGTTTATCGAAAGACCTGA
- a CDS encoding fibronectin type III domain-containing protein, whose amino-acid sequence MATSSFAGGGPDAGGYVWREAPFFDIDTANADEVSLGDDVARTVDLDFSFPFYSVDYDEVWVASNGYIAFEFPDITFLNECPLPNPGMPNGSLYVYWDDLVPPAGGAVLAETRGAEPYRHFVVTFDNVALFGSAAKLTAQAVLTETTGWMQLAFADAAEGGFDATVGIENQDGTAGLTVGCDGFFLTDGDAIFLGRLPVTNVRGEGNEAGFFLAWDDPTAAERYEVERQAPGEAGYTFLAETYEPRAFDGGLAECEAARYRVTAFAGEIGAAPPVESAQYFRPLAPVDPRAVFIDGTGAVVTWIDRSGCEDEYVIERRTGGEFAAIGMAPAGGQSFVDPSPPPDAVYRIVAHAELAFGEPSDEAPIGARLFAPGGLNALAESPVRVRLSFTDASEGETGYAIERATDDGVFAIVGHAAPNAVTWLDTTAMPDSAYEYRVRAVAGNLDGPPSNTAFVKTPVKPDDNDDDADDDDDLNDDESDDDASSSNDDGDDGCCGC is encoded by the coding sequence TTGGCGACATCCTCTTTCGCGGGCGGCGGCCCGGACGCGGGCGGGTATGTTTGGCGGGAGGCGCCGTTTTTCGACATCGATACGGCGAACGCCGATGAGGTTTCGCTTGGCGACGATGTTGCGCGCACGGTGGATCTGGATTTTTCCTTCCCCTTCTACAGCGTGGACTACGACGAGGTGTGGGTCGCATCGAACGGTTACATCGCGTTCGAGTTCCCGGACATCACGTTTCTGAATGAGTGCCCGCTGCCGAACCCCGGCATGCCGAACGGCTCGCTCTACGTCTATTGGGACGATCTCGTCCCGCCCGCCGGCGGCGCGGTGCTCGCCGAAACGCGAGGCGCCGAGCCCTATCGCCATTTCGTCGTCACGTTCGACAACGTGGCGCTGTTCGGATCGGCCGCCAAGCTCACCGCGCAGGCGGTGCTGACCGAGACGACCGGCTGGATGCAGCTTGCGTTCGCCGACGCCGCGGAGGGCGGGTTCGATGCGACGGTCGGCATCGAAAACCAGGACGGAACCGCCGGGCTCACGGTCGGCTGCGACGGGTTTTTCCTTACCGACGGCGACGCGATCTTCCTTGGCCGCCTTCCGGTGACCAACGTGCGCGGCGAGGGCAACGAGGCGGGATTTTTTCTCGCGTGGGACGACCCCACCGCGGCCGAGCGCTACGAGGTGGAGCGCCAGGCGCCCGGCGAGGCGGGCTACACGTTTCTCGCCGAAACCTACGAGCCCCGCGCGTTTGACGGCGGGCTCGCCGAGTGCGAGGCCGCACGGTACCGGGTCACGGCGTTCGCCGGCGAGATCGGCGCGGCGCCGCCCGTCGAATCCGCCCAATACTTCCGGCCGCTCGCGCCCGTCGACCCGCGCGCCGTCTTCATCGACGGGACGGGCGCCGTCGTGACCTGGATCGACCGCTCGGGCTGCGAGGACGAATACGTCATCGAGAGGCGCACCGGCGGCGAATTCGCGGCGATCGGCATGGCGCCCGCGGGGGGCCAATCGTTTGTCGATCCGTCGCCGCCGCCGGACGCGGTGTATCGCATCGTCGCGCACGCGGAACTAGCTTTCGGCGAGCCGTCGGACGAGGCGCCGATCGGCGCGCGGCTTTTCGCTCCGGGCGGCCTGAACGCCTTGGCCGAGTCGCCCGTGCGCGTCCGCCTTTCGTTCACGGACGCGAGCGAGGGCGAGACGGGCTACGCGATCGAGCGCGCGACGGACGATGGCGTGTTCGCGATTGTCGGCCACGCCGCGCCGAACGCCGTCACCTGGCTTGATACGACCGCGATGCCGGACTCCGCGTACGAATACCGCGTGCGCGCCGTGGCGGGAAATCTTGACGGCCCGCCGTCGAATACGGCGTTCGTCAAGACGCCCGTGAAACCCGACGATAACGACGACGACGCGGACGACGATGACGACCTGAACGATGATGAGTCGGATGACGATGCGTCATCGTCGAACGATGACGGGGACGACGGCTGTTGCGGGTGTTGA
- a CDS encoding prolyl oligopeptidase family serine peptidase, with the protein MASLGHFTPATLLSPLFVFLVFLTAGCFSYGPGGAVDAAIPRKSAAEIDAFSYDRAADINARLTGTHATREGYVVHELKWDGKDFPRVREQHGKGYFFAPNDKSRKYPALVVIPPTGGPYDMVVPFGDYFAERGFVVIGLRRRESYFTADKDMEQNRQLMQQGVVDVRRALDYLETLEYVDRDRVAVMGISLGGILGALAMESDGRIKAAAFVVSAAHLPELVITSGYTRVGELRDAMMREANVGLDELPALARREWARVDPASYADRLDPARIVMVNGAFDDIVTRPVVMRTWETYGRPRLHFLPCGHYTMMFWADRANRKIHEHFVEVLDLPPSSS; encoded by the coding sequence GTGGCTTCGCTTGGGCACTTCACGCCGGCGACGCTCCTTTCGCCTCTTTTCGTCTTCCTCGTCTTCCTCACCGCCGGCTGTTTCAGCTACGGGCCGGGCGGCGCCGTTGACGCGGCCATTCCCCGGAAAAGCGCCGCTGAGATCGACGCTTTCTCCTACGACCGCGCGGCGGACATAAACGCGCGCCTTACCGGCACGCACGCCACGCGCGAAGGCTACGTCGTCCACGAACTGAAGTGGGACGGCAAGGATTTTCCCCGCGTCCGCGAGCAGCACGGCAAGGGCTATTTCTTTGCGCCGAACGACAAATCACGCAAATACCCGGCGCTCGTCGTCATCCCGCCGACCGGCGGTCCGTACGACATGGTCGTTCCCTTCGGCGACTACTTCGCCGAGCGCGGCTTCGTGGTGATCGGCCTGCGCCGGCGCGAGTCGTATTTCACCGCCGACAAGGACATGGAGCAGAACCGCCAGCTCATGCAGCAGGGCGTTGTCGACGTGCGGCGCGCGCTGGATTATCTGGAGACGCTCGAATACGTCGATCGTGACCGCGTGGCCGTCATGGGAATTTCGCTCGGCGGCATTCTCGGCGCGCTCGCGATGGAGTCGGACGGGCGCATCAAGGCCGCCGCGTTTGTCGTTTCCGCCGCGCACCTGCCGGAGCTCGTCATCACGAGCGGTTATACACGCGTCGGCGAGCTGCGCGATGCGATGATGCGCGAGGCGAACGTCGGCCTCGATGAATTGCCCGCGCTCGCCCGGCGCGAATGGGCGCGCGTGGATCCGGCGTCTTACGCCGACAGGCTCGACCCCGCGCGCATCGTGATGGTGAATGGCGCGTTCGACGACATCGTCACCCGGCCGGTCGTCATGCGGACCTGGGAAACCTACGGCCGGCCGCGCCTGCACTTTCTCCCGTGCGGGCACTACACGATGATGTTCTGGGCCGATCGCGCCAACCGGAAGATCCACGAGCACTTTGTCGAGGTTCTCGATCTGCCGCCATCGTCATCCTGA